The DNA segment CATTGTTAAATCTTTCAGCCCCATGATTCAATTACTACAATATTGGAAATGTCCTGTTGCGAAAAGTGAGTCATGTATATTGTTAGTAAATGACGATGCAGTGAATGTCCGTTTTTCAATCAGTGGTAATATTAAACAGTGCTGTTTAATGCATCAGAATAATGCAATAATGTTCATTTTGCAAGACGCATGTCTCACAAATAccgatggtgatggtgaattggatgTGTTTGTCCTGTACTGCCCAGTATTCAATGTAGTATCTGTTCTAGGTTCTGGTTTTCTAACTCTCTTGAGTATAGAGTTCCTGGTTAACCCCTGTATATCATTTTCTCCTATTTCTTTGCCTCCGTCCTTTTTGTTTTTTTACACTGTGCGCTGCTCCCTAACCAAGAATGCTGGCAGATCCCATTCCTACCAGCTTCTGTCTCTGATGGCCTTGAGTCATTTATTAGGACTTTCAGGAGAGTATGTAACAAAATATGTAGACAGGATAACAAAAAGCCTATCAAAGCTTATCCCTATAGTACAATAGATCTCCCATTTTGGCATCTCATTATATTTTGAATAACCCCAAGTTTGTGCTTCTATTATTCTGCTTGGTAGATTATTCCAAAAATGTTCACTTTAAGTAAAGAAGCTTTCCCTAACACCTATTCTAATCTTACTTTTCTATCATTTCCATTTACAGCCCATGGCCCTGTTTTCCTGACTTACTTTGAAGAAACAATCTAAGACTACTTTATAATTACATTTGATTTTATATTTTATGTAAAGGACTTCTCCCAgcgtactggccaatatttacccttcaaccaacaccaccaaaacagattatctgatcatttatctcattgctgtttgtggaaccttgcagtgtgagaattggctgccatgtttccatacattataacagtgaccacacttaaaagtacttcattgactgtgaagaactttgggacatcctgaggtcaaaaaagacaccatgtaaatgcaagttctttctttcttttatatacTTTTATGAGGTCCCCACTTAATTATCTTTATTGTAGTCTGTAAATTTAAGCTTCTATCATTTTTCTTCATAGCTCCATTTCCTTTACATTTTGATTCAATCTTTTTGCACTTTTCTGTCTGCTGTCTAATACTTTCTAAAGCAAAATTTTTGTGTTGTaagtctagaaattactgttggcaatgtTATTGAATGAAAGCGTAACATGCCTCTGctaaagaaagagacagaagaaAGTCATAGCATGTTCATTGTTCATCTGCCAATACCACCAATTCTAATTTCAAGGCTGTACTGAGCTACTGTTGTAAGAAGATAAGaatataaaaaataggagcaggagtaggccatgtggccccctcaagcctgccccgccattctataacattgtggctgatcttcgacctcaacaccactttcctgcccgatccccattacCCTTCAtttcccgagagtccaaaaaagctatctatctgatccttgaatatactcagtgactccccatccacagctctctggggttgacagttccaaagattcacaaccctctgagtgaagaaattcctcctcatcacagtgttaaatggctgacctcttatcccaagactatgccccctagttctagactctccagccaggggaaacaacctctcagcatctaccctgtcaagctctctcataatcttatatgtttcaatgggatcacctctcattcttctaaactccagagagtatagtttGTAAACCTCCAGCATAATCTCAGTAGATTTGTACTCTGCTGTTTTGGCTACATGTCCCACAGTTCTATTAGCTTTTTATATTGCTGCACTACATGGTCCAGATATCGAAAGTGATGTGTTATCCATTATTCTCAGGGACCCTTCCAAAGCTCCCTGAGGGTGAAATTCTTCTTGGCcggtagtgcaaaacgggcgataacGGGATCAACTACCCATTTTACACGTCGCCCGGCTGCAGGGGTGATTCAATCTCCGATACCGGCATGGACAATAAGGAATCTGGTAACAATCCATCGGTCATCACGATCTTCAGATTCAGATACAATATGTACTTTGAAGTGTGACGTCAGGCTGAGCCGCGTGTTTTAAGTTGTGAAAGGACTTGGTGCATTGACGACTGTCCGTATTTCGGAATTTGTGAGTGTCTGTGGTTTCAGGGTGCCTCTTGTATACtttacaatgtaagttatttgggtctCTCAATAAGTGTCCATTTTTTGCAGAAGTCTGTTTTATGGGAGTATATatttatacaggtttcactgtacgaTCCTGGATCCTTGTGGTTTTTAGCTTAATTAGAAGTATTTTGTGTGGAATTTTATTAGATGCTTCCTGAAAAACTAAATGAATTGCATCTTAGGAGCTTcatcatttattttatttgtaacatttgtagccatataaatactgtggctacaagagcaggtcagaggctgggtattctgcggcgagtgactcacctcctgactccccaaagcctttccaccatctacaaggcacaagtcaggagtgtgatggaataccctccacttgcctggatgagtgcagctccaacaacactcaagaagctcgacaccatccaggacaaagcagcccgcttgattggaacaccatccaccaccctaaacattcactcccttcaccaccggcgcacagtggctgcagtgtgtaccatccacaggatgcattgcagcaactcgccaaggattcttcgacagcacctcccaaacctgcgacctctaccacctagaaggacaagagcagcaggcacatgggaacaacaccacctgcacattcccctccaagtcacacaccatcccgacttggaaatatattgccgttccttcatcgtccctggaactcccttcctaacagcactgtgggagaatcttcaccacacggactgcagcggttcaagaaggcggctcaccaccaccttctcaagggcaattagggatgggcaataaatgccggccttgcccgcgatgcccacatcccatgaacgaataaaaaaaaattctcaggagATCAAGGAGATTTTCAAGCAGAACCTTCTCCTTCTAAATCTGACCGTTCCTCATTACTACGCAGGTACTGCTCAGAATCAAGGTAGTTTGCTGTCAGATATTTGTTTTGTCCTCATGGAAAATCACCTAGCCACTGCTCCGTGCCCCCAACTTCTTCCCTCCCTAAAACAGTATGTGGGATTCCTGCACGTCTTTATGTTGACTTTGGATAACTGGGTGCCAGAGCTGGAAATTAGGCTATGACACTATAGGTTGCGATATCATTGTTGTGGTGATGCAGGAAGAGTGCAGTCTTCTATCCAAGTCACCCACCCCCCACTGTCAGGCTGCAGGCTCCATTTCTGACAATGAGCACGCTGCACAAGGATGCTGGTCACTACGCCATGCATTTGCACGAGTTTCCTACAGTACAGCAGAAGTGACCAAAGGAAGCCTCAGAATACTCATGATTAAAAATCAACACTGCTTTGAAGAGTTTATTTACACTGTAACTTTAGATGTGCAGTACATAGATCATAAAATACATTTTCTTACAACTGATGCTGTAAAGTTATTATGCACCTTTTTGTCATTCCAAAGTAACGGACACTTAGCATGTACTGGGGTGGCTTGGAGATACATAATGTCAAGCAGTAAAGAGATGGATTAAGTTCAATCTAGATCTCAACCTCTTCGTTCCAACAGCTATGTTATCCTCTCATTCCAAATGGAACTAACTAAATCAGCACAACATATTTCCAATACCGATGAGAACAAAGTTGACCTACATATATTTTATTACAAATATTAAATGTAGTATTTGGTTTTACAGAAACAAGTTTTAGTCAGCACCCTCAAACATCTTCTTCCTGCCTTCCATTCCAGCCTTCTCTTCAATATTCTTACGCCAGTCTCCAACATCACGCAGATCCTGCAACGAAAGTAATTTGTGAAATTTAAGAATGCAGTTCTGCAAAACACTGAACAAACACACGATACATATGTGCAGTACATGGGCACACCCACAGGTGTGAACACACACAGGCCTTTGGAATTTATATCCCCCTCTGTTAGGTCAGGCAATTTTTCAGGaactaaaataaattttaatgCTCATTTATTCCTAGTTCTGGGGCTTCCGTGGTGACTCACATGATAAATGCTCATGTGAAACTGAAACTTATAGACCATAAGGTGCCAGGAATCATTCCTCGTCTATGCTGTATCAGCTGACTTCATCcggggcaggaagggacagaaaaaTCAGCCATCTGTACAGCTCCTGACgggtatccagtgatccctgctggaaattgcATGGATGTCATCTAAGGATAGCATTGGGCTTGGCAATGCTGCTCCCATGttaaaatagcctgctgacactcactgtctagcctTATACATGAAGAATGACAGCCTCTGTGATGCTTTGAAGGATGTTGGCATTTGTGGAATTGTGCCCCAGCACAAGTCAGCACGTTTCAAAGAGAAGGGTGTGGGAAATTGACagttggcaggggtggggggcagttaattcaacttctgcacccccccccccaccacaatcaTTTTGGGATTTACAACAAGAGAAACACAAATATAATTCCCTGtaactttttttccattttcttccttccttttgtgAAAGCATTGACTCATGCTAGGGTACTACACCAGCCCTTGTTCAAGTATTTTGCTTGAATGgttattcttcatatgtgagcttaAACAATGAAGGCAAGCACTGTGTGGGCATTACTAACAGCCCGGTTCTGCCCCTACCAGATGTCCATATAGGTGCACTTCCTTGAAGAAGTCACTAAGTTGTGATAGGAATCCTGACAATATTTTTCCTTTTTCCCTTACTCAGAAAtacatggggggtaattttaacttttgccaatagtgtaaaatggtcaATATGAGATTGGCTGCCGGTTATATACCTCTGCCGGTTGAAAATCGGgggaggtgtataacaggcggctgatccgatatcgcccgtttagcactatcgccaaaagttaaaattacccccactaagACTAAATCTGGAGACTTAAGTGttgcctctccattcctctgactcttttTGTACATCCCCTCTTCCCTTTACCTTGGTGGTCATAcctacagctgcctaggccccatgccctggaattccctctgcctctcctcctttaaggcccttcttaaaacccacctctttgaccaaacttttggtcacccatcctaatttCGCTTTCTTTGGCTCaacatctgtgttttttttcccttactgGATAATTAGAAAGTTCAGCCACAGTTTTCAAGGATGTTGCCTTACCTTTTCCTTCTCAGTGTCCTCTTTCTTCACCTGCTTCAGGTTGGCTCTCAAGTCCATGGACACCTTGTGTTTGGAACCCAGCAGAGCGCGTAGCATGGCATCAGCAGACATACGCACTCTCTTGAGTGGTGGCCTCTTGAACTTGCCTCTCAGATCAAAGACTTTCATGTTCAGGTCATCAATCTGCCAGATTGACAGAGTCAAGTATTAACATTTACACATAAATAGGAAATGGTCCCAAATACACCATCCTATACATTCTTCCTCGTTCCTGTGCTGAAATCAGGTTTGTATTTACTTCGTCCTGCTGAAGGAGGGTTGGAGTGGGACTCCCACCCACAGCCCTGAGCCCATCGTAACCCCATCCCTATTTCCTGAGTTATAAGTGCTTTTCATTGATAATGCATAGCTTTCTGTTTATTCTCCACAGTATTTCATTGATGCTCATcaagaggattttaaaatcacagaaaaaGAACAAGAAGCTACTTTGTATTGCAGGAAAGCAACTAGTGTGATATGTCTGGCAAGATCAATTGAAACCTTGCAGTGGGCTGTAGCAACTGTGGACATTTAACTGCTATACTACTGTACTACATTGGATATCCATGTGCCTTTGTGGAAATGATTACCACAATAACAGGTGAGGAAAACTTAAATATCAAAAGTGCTTCTGTCTCtgcactccagtgctgtactttACTGGGACAAGTTTGACATCATTTTTCCTAAAGTCGTGCTCATCAGCAACCCCAAACAAATGTTCTATAttctatggggtagaaattggtatgggcTGCGCTGCATCCATTTGTCGGTGTAAAATGtgtgcaaagcataccaatttagcagtgggacggcctgtgcccaatctgcgAAGGAGTTGGGCCTACTGCTAATTTCGTCATGCCCATTTATAGGTGTCCCAGGCGGCCGCCTAAAAACAGACATTGGACCCTTTTGAATGTGTTAATGAGTGATCTAACACCTGATGAAGGACACGGCTACAAAATTTGTTACCGATAAGCGGGGCAGTCCTCGGGCCTACCCTTCTCAGGAATCTTCAGTGGCCCTTGCGGCTGCCAACTAAAATTaagttatttttaattttcttttttaaaaaagcctttcCATGGAGCAAGGAGGAGTGAAGTGCTCCCTCCGACTCCATGGTCCTCATGATGCCCCTCCCATCTCATTGcctgctccaacccccttccttccccctccttcAAGTTACCCGAAATGTTTTTGTCAGGCGAGCTACCTCTGGAGGCAGGCTTCTTGGTTCAGGCCctgactaatttctaccccaatatgaTTTCTACTGCCTTAGAATAGGATAAGATTTGGTTAGTACGGTGACAACAATATACTTGACAACAATACTAATCAAATCTTAACCTACTGTAAAGTGATAGAAAGCACCAATCCATAATGCAGCCTTTTACTGGAAAAAGCTTTTCATTTTAGTTAAAGCCTTGGAGGAGACAATTGATATCCATGAAGATATGGTCTTCACTATCTAGATTTGAGTTTGACTCTTCATCAATGAAATATTTTCCTGACTTTCACCTGGGACACTAAATGCGTTTTCAATGTAATCTCTGCCAACAAAGTTGCACAGTCCCTCTTCGTGTGAACTGTGGTTAACTGTTCTCTGATGGCACAGCACATTGAAGCGTGGCATGATTTGGAGCAAGCTGTGCCGTTGGGGAAAGATGCAGAGCGAAGGCCATAAGCTTCCCACAGATGGGTGGTCACCCAGGATATTTTTTTAGTAACTTCCAGCAGCTGGTTTGCAGAGAAGCATTGGCAGAGATCTGAAGATAAGGTATGTGCCCAGCTTCCTAGCTGAAGTACTGCAGATGTCATGGGGAGacgcaaatattttaaaaagaacaaaagCATTTTTAAATAATGAGTCTGGGTCACATCATTTCTCTTTGTATCTGACCTCCTCCGATGTATCTGAAATGTCTCAATCAATAAAGCAGAGTGTCTTTTTGTaatcctctgcactgtcccaagtCAAGTGTAACGTATTTGGGAGACAATTGAATGATACAAATGCAAACTCTTGTTTCATACTTCAGATATTAAGGTATGTAGCCTGTATCTACTTATGGAGCTTTTTTTGAATATTTAagcttaaaaatttcaattgatttaTTTTACAAGGCTTACgagttatttaaatggagaaaacaAATAACTAAATAATAAATAGGGAAAAACTGCAACAGCAAAAACAATTGATGTTCATTGATTAACTCATTCAAAAAGTAACTAAATACCTGATTGGGAATAATATTagacgttacagagataggtttAAATTAAGATGGTGAATTACTACATTTTCCTCCCAGGTTTCTGCTGGGCAATTAACTGGCGCAGTGTACCAAATGTGCACTGTGCCTGTGAGGGGAGGAATTGATCCCTGGACCAGACCATCTACACGGCCTGAGTGCCTCTGGGCACAGTCTTGTCTTGGCAGAGCCTTACACTGGGATTGAGTGAAGCTGCAGATTGAGAGGCTTGCAACTATGTTCCTGGTCGCTAGCATTTGGGCATTCTCACTGTTGCTGGAAAGCCCCAAGGCCCGAAGATCATCCAGAGAATATTTAAAATACCTGATGTTCTTTTTTGGGGTGCTCCCAGGACCTCCACAGACCCTCTAGTGCGTACAGAGTTTTGGTGCAAGCCCCCATCGCCAGAGTTCTTGGGAAGTCTCTCTGTTTGAGTGCCCCACGGGTGAAGTCAGAGGAAAGTGGGCGGAATGTTGGGAATGCTGCCTGCTGCTTCATTTACGTTGTTATGTTGCACCTGCACCTATTACATGTACAAGCCCAGTTATATTGATCCAAGGAAGCCCTAGAAATCCTGGGGCAGCGTTGTGGGAGCAGAGACATGTGCAGTGTGCCTCCACCCTCATTTCCCACTTAGCTGCTCTGGGAACTGAGCATGAACTTTTGCTGTAAGGCCCATTGGAGGAAGAGGAATGAGAAATGTCTGGGTGGCAAGCTTAAGTTCAATggaagggatgtggggattgaTGAATATTGTGTTTTACTTGATTACCTTTGGGGATCAACAAGTATTTATGCAGACTAAGTGGGTGGGATTATGTCTATGATTGAGTAGATAGTTCAAAGTCTGTGGAAGGAGTGAACATAAAGGGCTAAATAGCATTTTTTCATTCCACTCTTTTATGTTACGATCTGTCAAAAATCTTTATGGAGTGAAATTGGTGAACGGTAGTCGCACAAAATAGGCCGATAGAGAATCGGCAgtgacttcaatagaaaagaaaatcaggtgtggGATGAAGtgagctgctgattcgctatctgTCCATTTTGCACTACTACCGTTGGTCAATTTCACCCACACAGAGTGAATGTTCTTCGATGTTGATGTCATTGGTTTCTTAGTTCCTGTGATTGTGCTTTTGGTTACAGTATTCACATTGCATTATCTGTAGTATTAGGCCAGCCTGTGGACCATAT comes from the Heptranchias perlo isolate sHepPer1 chromosome 12, sHepPer1.hap1, whole genome shotgun sequence genome and includes:
- the LOC137327914 gene encoding troponin I, fast skeletal muscle-like, with the protein product MTSSRKIHLKSLLLSLAKTALEKEEAERIAEKESYMAEHCEPLQSHGLSVADLQDLCKKLHARIDVVDEERYDLDSKVSKSSKEIDDLNMKVFDLRGKFKRPPLKRVRMSADAMLRALLGSKHKVSMDLRANLKQVKKEDTEKEKDLRDVGDWRKNIEEKAGMEGRKKMFEGAD